GAACACGGTGGTGAACAGGTCCATCCCGATGCCCAGCGTGGTGTAGACCGACGCCGAGAAGAAGTCGACGTTGGGGTAGATCTTCTTCCCCTTCTTCTCCATCTCCTCGGCCATCACCGCGCGGATCTTGTCGGACAGGTCCAGCCAGCGCGTCTCGCCGGCGCCCTTCATGATCTGGTCGGCCAGCTCGCGCAGCACGGTGGCGCGCGGGTCGGTCGCCTTGTACACGCGGTGCCCGAAGCCCATGACCCGCTTGCCGCTGGACAGCGCGTTCAGCACCCACTCCTTGGGGTCGGTGCCGCTCGCGTCGATCTCGCGGAGCATGTTCATCACCTCCACGTTCGCGCCGCCGTGCGACGGGCCCTTGAGGGTGCCGATGGCGGAGACGATCGCGGAGTAGATGTCGCTGAGCGTACCGGCCGTCACGCGGGCGGCGAAGGTGCTCGCGTTCATGCCGTGCTCGGCGTGCAGCACCAGCGCCGTGTCCATGGTGCGGACGCGGACCGGGTCGGCTTCCTCGCCGTTCAGCATGTAGAGGAAGTTGGCCGCGGTGTCGAGCCCGGCCTTGGGAGCCACCGGCTCCTTGCCGTGCCGGATACGGTCGTAGGCCGCCACCAGCGTGGCCATCTTGGCCGTCATGACGATCGCCTTGCGGCGGTTCTCGGCGTCACTGTTGTCGTCGGCCTTCGGGTCGTACATGCCCAGCGCCGAGACGGCGGTGCGCAGCGCGGCCATGGGGTCGGCGTCGGTGGGGTAGCCGCGGAGCATGGCCAGCAGCTCGGGGCTGATGGCGCGCTCGGCGGCCAGCTGCCCGCGCAGCTCGTCGAGCTGTGCCTGGTTGGGCAGCGATCCGTTCCAGAGAAGGTAGCAGACCTCCTCGAAGGTGGTGTTCCGGGCCAGGTCGTCGATCTCGTACCCGCCGTAGATCAGCTCCCCCTCGGCTCCGTTGATGTGGCTCAGCTTCGTCTGCGCGACGACGACCCCTTCAAGTCC
This Longimicrobiaceae bacterium DNA region includes the following protein-coding sequences:
- a CDS encoding citrate/2-methylcitrate synthase; protein product: MSTSGLEGVVVAQTKLSHINGAEGELIYGGYEIDDLARNTTFEEVCYLLWNGSLPNQAQLDELRGQLAAERAISPELLAMLRGYPTDADPMAALRTAVSALGMYDPKADDNSDAENRRKAIVMTAKMATLVAAYDRIRHGKEPVAPKAGLDTAANFLYMLNGEEADPVRVRTMDTALVLHAEHGMNASTFAARVTAGTLSDIYSAIVSAIGTLKGPSHGGANVEVMNMLREIDASGTDPKEWVLNALSSGKRVMGFGHRVYKATDPRATVLRELADQIMKGAGETRWLDLSDKIRAVMAEEMEKKGKKIYPNVDFFSASVYTTLGIGMDLFTTVFAIARTPGWTAHLFEQYATNRLIRPEAEYTGPRGLKVKPIGER